The proteins below are encoded in one region of Thermococcus peptonophilus:
- a CDS encoding PspC domain-containing protein, producing the protein MKKKLVRSKKNRIFLGVLGGIAEYLEVDPTIVRLIFVVLFAVNPGVMTLAYLLAALVMPEESSEEEGTDLGKKLEDVIKEAGESLDAVVHEDSTSRIVALVLILLGAILLVDSAFRVLPVVGFKTLLAVVLLVIGVVLLKEGE; encoded by the coding sequence ATGAAGAAGAAGCTCGTGAGATCAAAAAAGAATAGGATTTTCCTTGGAGTCCTCGGGGGGATAGCCGAGTACCTAGAAGTGGACCCGACTATTGTCAGGCTTATCTTCGTCGTTCTCTTCGCGGTTAATCCAGGCGTTATGACGCTGGCTTACCTGCTTGCGGCTCTGGTGATGCCCGAAGAGAGCTCTGAGGAAGAGGGCACTGACCTCGGCAAGAAGCTCGAAGACGTCATAAAGGAAGCTGGGGAGAGCTTGGATGCAGTGGTTCACGAGGACAGCACGTCCAGAATAGTTGCCCTTGTCCTGATACTGCTTGGAGCTATCCTTCTGGTGGATTCCGCCTTTAGAGTGCTCCCTGTGGTAGGCTTCAAGACACTCCTTGCAGTTGTCCTGCTGGTAATCGGCGTAGTGCTCCTTAAGGAGGGTGAGTGA
- a CDS encoding DUF2391 family protein, with protein sequence MMSPEPEQEVIELEKLSQKIDGISRQLQAIKEADEKKNEPDTLGWDDITQEIIGAVTFALPFLFTGELWDVAKAISPERAIVIFLLTLGIAYLFLVKSRLGNMKREELFHLPKRLISVSVISYTISALLIYLYDINGVAHFTPVQYLNATVIVSAFAVIGAIAVDMVK encoded by the coding sequence ATGATGAGCCCCGAACCTGAGCAAGAGGTGATTGAACTGGAGAAGCTGTCCCAAAAGATAGACGGCATCAGCAGGCAACTTCAGGCCATTAAAGAGGCTGATGAAAAGAAAAACGAGCCGGACACCCTCGGGTGGGACGACATCACTCAGGAAATCATAGGGGCTGTGACCTTTGCACTCCCATTCCTTTTCACAGGTGAGCTCTGGGACGTTGCCAAGGCGATTTCCCCTGAAAGAGCCATTGTGATATTTCTGCTTACCCTGGGCATCGCGTATCTGTTCCTCGTGAAGTCTCGGCTCGGGAATATGAAGAGGGAGGAGCTGTTCCACCTGCCAAAGAGGCTTATAAGCGTGTCCGTTATCTCGTACACTATTTCGGCGCTTCTCATCTACCTTTACGATATAAACGGCGTCGCCCACTTCACACCCGTCCAGTACCTGAACGCGACGGTCATAGTGAGCGCGTTCG
- a CDS encoding DHH family phosphoesterase, whose protein sequence is MVVKDCPECHGTGKVKVGEKECPVCEGWGYVPADFKIGDKLKGYRNLDHLGVEDEVDEIPCPECHGKGTVPVYDTCPTCGGTGKVLACDICGKIKEPWEPGMETTWVCPDCLRKYKVVYILDKTCDYEDVEVGSLYKGTIDRVERFGVFVKLNPHVTGLIKRKDLLGGREYKPGDEIVVQVLDVRPDKREVDLIESALKHYKTVVVRKELPVTPIAELNKDMAGKTVRIQGRVTQVQVTGGPTVFTITDGTGITWVAAFEAPGVRAYPNINVGDIVEVIGKVAFHSGEIQIEASDMARLWGPDAARVKQQIEAELDRRAQPEDVGFLVESEVLEKLKPRIMRAAFMIRRAILEGRPILLRHHADADGYTSGLALEYAIVPLIEKISPDPQARWKLFKRRPSRAPFYELEDVLKDIIFMIEDHEKFGDPLPLVVIVDNGGTSEDIPAYKRIRAYGVPIVVIDHHDPREWVSEDKAKVDDYVDVHVNPHHVKRGYYELTAGMLATEVARFINPEVEDKIKHLPAIAGTGDRSKAPEFYQYLEIAKKAKGLNEEDLEKIAEVIDHEAYFWKFMDGHGIIDEILLLTGNLQRHRELINAIYPEVKEKQEKALRASLPHVKSVVLPNGIRFNTIDVELFAPKFSYPSPGKLSGLIHDHFKEKYGEDSPILTLAYGPDFAVVRASDGMAAYGFDLNEIIPRLQEKLPSAGIEGGGHSYAGSIKFFEGMRKEVLEEFAKEVVKLKKIS, encoded by the coding sequence ATGGTTGTGAAAGACTGTCCGGAGTGTCACGGAACGGGTAAGGTAAAAGTTGGCGAGAAGGAGTGCCCCGTGTGTGAGGGCTGGGGATACGTTCCGGCTGACTTTAAGATTGGAGATAAGCTCAAGGGTTACAGGAACCTGGATCACCTTGGAGTTGAGGATGAAGTTGATGAGATACCCTGTCCGGAGTGCCACGGGAAGGGTACTGTTCCAGTTTACGACACCTGCCCGACCTGCGGGGGAACTGGGAAGGTTCTAGCCTGTGACATCTGTGGAAAGATAAAAGAGCCATGGGAACCCGGTATGGAGACCACGTGGGTCTGTCCTGATTGCCTGAGGAAATACAAGGTCGTTTACATCCTCGACAAGACCTGCGACTATGAGGACGTTGAGGTTGGTAGCCTGTACAAGGGTACGATTGACAGGGTTGAGCGCTTCGGTGTCTTCGTCAAGCTCAATCCCCACGTTACCGGCCTCATCAAGAGGAAAGACCTCCTCGGTGGAAGGGAGTACAAGCCCGGCGACGAGATAGTCGTGCAGGTTCTTGACGTGAGGCCGGACAAGAGGGAAGTTGACCTAATTGAATCAGCGCTCAAGCACTACAAGACGGTCGTTGTTAGGAAGGAGCTTCCGGTCACTCCGATAGCAGAGCTGAACAAGGACATGGCCGGAAAGACCGTCAGGATACAGGGAAGGGTCACCCAGGTTCAGGTAACCGGCGGGCCGACAGTCTTCACGATAACCGACGGAACAGGAATAACCTGGGTAGCGGCCTTTGAGGCTCCCGGAGTCAGGGCTTACCCGAACATCAACGTCGGTGACATAGTCGAGGTCATCGGTAAGGTTGCCTTCCACTCGGGCGAGATACAGATCGAAGCCAGCGACATGGCGAGGCTCTGGGGCCCGGATGCAGCGAGGGTGAAGCAACAGATAGAGGCCGAGCTCGACAGGAGGGCACAACCGGAAGACGTTGGCTTTCTGGTAGAGAGCGAGGTTCTCGAAAAGCTCAAGCCGAGGATAATGAGGGCTGCCTTCATGATAAGGAGGGCCATTCTGGAAGGCAGGCCCATACTCCTGAGACATCACGCCGATGCCGATGGCTATACATCCGGCCTGGCCCTTGAGTACGCTATAGTCCCGCTCATCGAGAAGATATCACCAGACCCGCAGGCGAGGTGGAAGCTCTTCAAGAGGAGGCCGAGCAGGGCACCCTTCTACGAGCTGGAGGATGTGCTCAAGGACATCATATTCATGATCGAAGACCACGAGAAGTTCGGTGACCCGCTTCCGCTGGTTGTTATAGTTGACAACGGCGGAACGAGTGAGGACATTCCGGCATACAAGCGCATTCGCGCCTACGGCGTCCCGATAGTGGTCATAGACCACCACGACCCTCGCGAGTGGGTGAGCGAGGACAAAGCCAAGGTTGACGACTACGTTGACGTCCACGTCAACCCGCACCACGTCAAGCGCGGCTACTACGAGCTAACCGCGGGAATGCTAGCTACCGAGGTAGCGAGGTTCATCAACCCTGAAGTCGAGGACAAGATAAAACACCTTCCAGCAATAGCTGGAACGGGCGACAGGAGCAAGGCCCCAGAGTTCTACCAGTACCTCGAGATAGCGAAGAAGGCGAAGGGCCTCAACGAGGAAGACCTGGAGAAGATAGCCGAGGTCATCGACCACGAGGCCTACTTCTGGAAGTTCATGGACGGGCACGGAATAATAGACGAGATACTCCTCCTCACCGGCAACCTTCAGAGGCACCGCGAGCTGATCAATGCCATCTATCCGGAGGTCAAGGAGAAGCAGGAGAAGGCGCTGAGGGCTTCCCTGCCGCACGTTAAGAGCGTCGTCCTGCCGAACGGCATAAGGTTCAACACGATAGATGTGGAGCTGTTTGCACCGAAGTTCAGCTATCCGTCTCCAGGCAAGCTCTCCGGCCTCATCCACGACCACTTCAAGGAGAAGTACGGTGAGGACTCGCCGATACTGACCTTGGCATACGGCCCGGACTTCGCGGTTGTCAGGGCCAGCGACGGCATGGCAGCCTACGGCTTCGACCTCAACGAGATAATTCCAAGGCTCCAGGAGAAGCTTCCGTCAGCCGGAATCGAGGGCGGCGGTCACAGCTACGCTGGCTCGATAAAGTTCTTCGAGGGCATGAGGAAAGAAGTCCTCGAGGAGTTCGCCAAGGAAGTCGTGAAGCTGAAGAAGATTTCCTGA
- a CDS encoding OBG GTPase family GTP-binding protein produces the protein MPTNVTAEYLAAEEEYRNAKTIPEKIRALEKMYATVPKHKGTEKLRLQIKRKLAELRKELEKQRQMRKGGGGPSMAVRKEGAAQIVLAGLPNVGKSSLMRALTNVDADVADYAFTTVEPIPGMMHHKDVQIQLVEVPGLVEGAALGKGMGPQLLSVIRNADAIAIVVDLSQDPVKQMEILLREFERAGIKVNKKKPKVEIKRTASGGIVINGQENIKGDIQEVMKMLREERIHSAEITVKEPVTLEEFADALDESLVWRRAIIIANKGDAPGSKENYEKLVKAYGDRFKIVPVSARRKINLDNLKDELYELAGIIRVFTKSPGEEPAYPPVALKKGSTVMDLAERIHKDFAKNFRYARVWGKSVKFPGQRVGADHVLEDGDIVEIHAR, from the coding sequence ATGCCAACGAACGTAACAGCGGAATACCTTGCCGCGGAAGAGGAGTACAGGAACGCCAAGACCATTCCAGAGAAGATCCGCGCCCTGGAAAAGATGTACGCCACAGTCCCGAAGCACAAGGGTACGGAAAAGCTTAGACTCCAGATCAAGAGGAAACTCGCAGAGCTCAGGAAGGAACTTGAAAAACAGAGGCAGATGCGCAAGGGCGGTGGCGGCCCCTCAATGGCCGTAAGGAAGGAAGGTGCGGCACAGATAGTCCTGGCCGGTCTTCCAAACGTCGGTAAAAGCTCCCTGATGAGGGCGCTGACGAACGTGGATGCCGACGTTGCCGACTACGCCTTCACGACAGTGGAGCCGATTCCGGGAATGATGCACCACAAGGACGTTCAGATACAGCTGGTCGAAGTCCCTGGACTGGTGGAGGGTGCAGCACTCGGAAAGGGAATGGGCCCCCAGCTGTTGAGCGTTATCAGGAATGCCGATGCGATAGCCATCGTTGTTGACCTTTCCCAAGACCCAGTTAAACAGATGGAGATTCTCCTGAGGGAGTTCGAGAGGGCAGGCATCAAGGTGAACAAGAAGAAGCCAAAGGTGGAGATAAAGAGGACGGCCAGCGGCGGTATCGTCATCAACGGCCAGGAGAACATAAAGGGCGACATCCAGGAAGTCATGAAGATGCTCAGGGAGGAGAGGATACACTCGGCGGAGATAACCGTTAAGGAACCTGTGACCCTCGAAGAATTTGCTGACGCGCTCGATGAGAGTCTCGTCTGGAGAAGGGCAATCATCATAGCGAACAAGGGCGATGCTCCGGGGAGCAAGGAGAACTACGAAAAGCTCGTCAAGGCCTACGGCGACCGCTTCAAAATAGTGCCGGTCTCAGCGAGGAGAAAGATCAACCTCGACAATCTCAAGGACGAGCTTTACGAGCTGGCTGGGATTATCAGAGTTTTTACCAAGAGTCCCGGAGAAGAGCCCGCTTATCCGCCAGTGGCGCTCAAGAAGGGCTCAACTGTCATGGATCTGGCTGAGAGGATTCACAAGGACTTCGCCAAGAACTTCCGCTACGCGAGGGTCTGGGGCAAGAGCGTCAAGTTCCCCGGTCAGCGCGTTGGGGCCGACCATGTGCTCGAGGACGGGGACATAGTGGAGATACACGCGAGGTAG
- the dph5 gene encoding diphthine synthase encodes MALYFIGLGLYDEKDITLKGLETARKCDKVFAEFYTSLLAGTTLEKIEELIGKPIIRLTREDVELNFERIVLPEAKEKDVAFLTAGDPMVATTHSDLRIRAKKAGVESYIIHAPSIYSAVAITGLQIYKFGKSATVAYPEKNWFPTSHYDVIKENKERGLHTLLFLDIKADQNRYMTANEAMEILLKVEEMKGEGVFTPETLVVVLARAGSLEPTLRAGYVRELIKEDFGRQPHVLIVPGRLHIVEAEYLVEFAGAPEEILEEV; translated from the coding sequence ATGGCGCTGTACTTCATTGGGCTGGGCCTTTACGATGAAAAGGACATTACGCTCAAGGGGCTGGAAACCGCGAGAAAATGTGACAAGGTCTTCGCGGAGTTCTACACCTCCCTTTTAGCGGGTACCACCCTTGAGAAAATTGAGGAGCTCATCGGTAAGCCAATAATTCGGCTTACCAGGGAGGATGTTGAGCTGAACTTCGAGAGGATAGTCCTCCCTGAGGCTAAGGAGAAGGACGTTGCGTTTTTGACCGCTGGAGACCCTATGGTGGCAACAACACACTCGGACCTCAGGATAAGGGCCAAGAAAGCGGGTGTTGAGAGCTACATCATCCACGCTCCAAGCATCTACTCCGCAGTGGCGATCACCGGCCTGCAGATATACAAGTTTGGGAAGAGCGCTACCGTCGCATATCCCGAGAAAAACTGGTTCCCGACGAGCCACTACGACGTGATAAAGGAGAACAAAGAGAGGGGCCTCCACACGCTCCTGTTCCTCGACATAAAAGCGGATCAGAACCGCTACATGACGGCCAATGAAGCGATGGAGATACTTCTCAAGGTCGAGGAAATGAAAGGTGAAGGAGTGTTCACCCCTGAGACCCTTGTCGTCGTCTTAGCGAGGGCCGGCTCGCTTGAGCCAACTCTGAGGGCTGGCTACGTCAGGGAGCTTATAAAGGAGGACTTCGGAAGACAGCCCCACGTCCTCATCGTCCCGGGCAGGCTCCACATAGTTGAGGCAGAATACCTGGTAGAGTTCGCTGGAGCACCGGAAGAGATTCTTGAGGAAGTTTAG
- the pfpI gene encoding deglycase PfpI produces the protein MKVLILSADGFEDLELIYPLHRIKEEGHEVYVASFRRGKITGKHGYTVNVDLAFDEVDPDEFDALVLPGGRAPEIVRLNEKAVAITKKMFEDGKPVASICHGPQILISAGVLEGRKGTSTVTIRDDVKNAGAEWIDAEVVVDGNWVSSRHPGDLYAWMREFIRLLK, from the coding sequence ATGAAGGTCTTGATTCTGAGTGCTGACGGTTTTGAAGACCTTGAGCTGATATATCCCCTCCACAGGATCAAGGAAGAGGGCCATGAAGTCTACGTCGCCAGCTTCCGGAGGGGCAAGATAACGGGCAAGCATGGCTACACGGTCAACGTTGACCTTGCCTTTGACGAGGTTGATCCAGACGAGTTCGACGCGCTGGTTCTCCCGGGAGGAAGGGCACCGGAGATCGTCAGGCTGAACGAGAAGGCCGTCGCAATAACGAAGAAGATGTTCGAGGACGGAAAGCCAGTTGCAAGCATCTGCCACGGGCCGCAGATACTCATTTCCGCCGGCGTGTTGGAGGGGAGGAAGGGCACGAGCACGGTAACCATCAGGGACGACGTGAAGAACGCTGGCGCCGAGTGGATTGATGCAGAGGTCGTCGTTGACGGAAACTGGGTCAGCTCAAGGCATCCAGGGGACCTGTACGCCTGGATGAGGGAGTTCATCAGGCTTTTGAAGTGA
- a CDS encoding triphosphoribosyl-dephospho-CoA synthase — MERWKIVRAFLLGPLLEAALPKPGNVNRYRDFSDLTLYNFIFANTAVVSVYHEAVRTAELVRRGELFPSEAGIGSLIKRAVIASKEVQDANPNFGVLVLGIPLAMGASLSKNPLEAGEKARDLIRSSTVRDTMELYRAIRTANPKGIPGEVKYDVYSDDSFEELFRDGINLWKLAEISCERELVFCEWLTGYELTYSTAERLFQLIKEYPLEDAAVRAFLELLASREDTLIVRKAGKEEAELVMEKAREVLKGGLSVDEFDAFLREKGDLRNPGSLADIMAASLSVLALAGLKIKVVDGKAWGVIEQP; from the coding sequence ATGGAGCGCTGGAAGATAGTGAGGGCGTTTCTGCTTGGCCCCCTGCTGGAGGCGGCCCTTCCAAAGCCCGGCAACGTGAACCGCTACCGCGACTTCAGCGACCTTACCCTCTACAACTTCATATTTGCCAACACCGCTGTTGTGAGTGTTTACCATGAGGCCGTGAGGACTGCGGAGCTGGTCAGGAGGGGCGAGCTCTTCCCGTCTGAGGCTGGTATTGGGAGTCTGATAAAACGGGCGGTGATAGCGTCGAAGGAAGTCCAGGACGCCAACCCTAACTTTGGAGTTCTCGTACTGGGAATACCTCTGGCCATGGGCGCTTCCCTTTCGAAGAACCCCCTGGAGGCTGGAGAAAAGGCCCGCGATCTCATCCGGTCCTCAACGGTTAGAGACACAATGGAGCTTTACCGGGCAATCAGGACGGCCAACCCGAAGGGAATACCCGGTGAGGTCAAGTACGATGTCTATTCTGACGACTCATTTGAGGAGCTCTTCAGGGACGGAATAAACCTGTGGAAGCTCGCTGAGATAAGCTGTGAGAGGGAGCTTGTCTTCTGTGAGTGGCTCACCGGCTACGAGCTCACGTACTCGACCGCTGAGAGACTATTCCAGCTCATAAAAGAGTACCCTCTTGAAGATGCTGCCGTCAGGGCCTTCCTCGAACTTCTGGCAAGCAGGGAAGACACCCTCATAGTCAGGAAAGCCGGTAAGGAAGAAGCGGAGCTCGTGATGGAAAAAGCCCGGGAGGTTCTCAAGGGAGGGCTCAGCGTTGATGAGTTCGACGCCTTTCTCAGGGAAAAAGGTGACCTGAGGAATCCTGGAAGCCTCGCCGACATCATGGCGGCTTCGCTCAGCGTTTTAGCCCTCGCGGGCCTGAAAATCAAAGTTGTGGACGGAAAGGCGTGGGGAGTTATTGAACAACCCTGA
- a CDS encoding metal-dependent transcriptional regulator — translation MEVTKREEEYLETMYILHKNKGVIRVKDIAKALNVKPPSVVDALKKLAEKGLIEYEKYDRILLTEKGKEIAEKTYSKHIFLTKFFTDILGIPPEIAEQDACQFEHYVSEITVRRMREFAEFIQEQCPYVLKQFLKEKLEEAEPEEGS, via the coding sequence GTGGAAGTAACGAAGAGAGAGGAAGAGTATCTCGAGACAATGTACATTCTCCACAAGAACAAAGGCGTTATCCGCGTCAAGGACATAGCAAAAGCCCTGAACGTCAAGCCTCCTAGCGTCGTTGATGCCCTTAAAAAGCTGGCCGAAAAGGGCCTCATTGAATATGAAAAGTACGACAGAATACTTCTGACCGAAAAGGGAAAGGAAATCGCTGAAAAAACGTACTCCAAGCACATCTTCCTCACGAAGTTCTTTACGGACATACTCGGGATACCCCCGGAGATTGCCGAGCAGGACGCGTGCCAGTTTGAGCACTACGTAAGCGAGATAACCGTTAGAAGAATGCGCGAGTTCGCCGAGTTCATCCAGGAGCAGTGTCCCTACGTCCTGAAGCAGTTCCTGAAGGAGAAGCTCGAAGAAGCCGAGCCGGAAGAAGGGTCTTAG
- a CDS encoding family 4A encapsulin nanocompartment shell protein, whose product MRGDLIRILSSVEEKANELKLEGFEPDVVLVGKEAYEFIKEQVNEEFGGDEEVLELSGLRVRILEELGGDAVVVDTKALGYAPAARRFRVVQ is encoded by the coding sequence ATGAGGGGAGACCTGATAAGGATTCTGAGCTCTGTTGAAGAGAAGGCAAACGAGCTGAAGCTGGAGGGTTTTGAGCCCGATGTAGTTCTCGTTGGCAAGGAAGCCTACGAGTTCATAAAGGAACAGGTAAACGAGGAGTTTGGTGGGGACGAAGAAGTTCTTGAGCTCTCCGGCCTCAGGGTGAGAATCCTTGAGGAGCTCGGGGGAGATGCGGTCGTCGTTGACACCAAGGCCCTTGGATACGCTCCAGCCGCGAGGCGCTTCAGGGTTGTTCAATAA
- a CDS encoding Lrp/AsnC family transcriptional regulator, whose product MARGGLDEVDKKILMILQKNSRTPLREISKEVGLAESTIYERIKKLKEKGIIKKFTVILDPNALGFNILAFILIKAKAGMYGHVADQLKKYPEICEVYETTGDYDMIVKIRTRSSSELNEFLDKMGSIEGVEATHTMVVLKVHKETTELPL is encoded by the coding sequence ATGGCTAGAGGAGGTCTTGACGAAGTTGATAAGAAAATCCTCATGATTCTCCAGAAGAACAGCAGAACTCCCCTTCGAGAAATATCAAAGGAAGTGGGACTTGCCGAGTCCACAATATATGAGCGCATAAAGAAGCTCAAGGAGAAGGGAATAATAAAGAAGTTCACGGTCATTCTGGATCCAAATGCTCTCGGTTTCAACATACTCGCGTTCATTCTCATAAAGGCCAAAGCTGGGATGTACGGCCACGTCGCTGACCAGCTTAAGAAGTATCCCGAGATATGTGAGGTCTATGAGACCACCGGTGACTACGACATGATAGTGAAAATCAGGACTAGGAGTAGCTCAGAGCTCAACGAGTTCCTGGACAAGATGGGTAGCATTGAAGGTGTTGAAGCAACGCACACGATGGTCGTCCTCAAGGTTCACAAGGAGACCACCGAACTGCCGCTCTGA